The region ACCTGGCTGTGACCCACCTCAGAGGCCCAGACAGACCCTCAGCTCCACCAGCGTCAGGCCTCGGTCTCCGTCTCTATCACAGTACTCAGCGAACTTCTTGGCGCACCGTCGTGGCCTCAGCCTCTGTCGCAGAAACTGACGAAGAGGTCGAGCTTCGCGTTCGCTTAGCATCCCGTTGGAGTCCACGTCCAGCTGTCTGAAGTGCCACCGCAGCACGACCTCTGGGCTTGAGGACTCTACAGCCTCCAGAGCAGCAGGAGAAGGGACCTCCAGAGCGGAGGAggacggggaggagggggatgGAGTGTTGAGAGATGTAAAAGTAGAGCTGGAGGGAGGTGTGTTTGAGGGCCTGGTGAAAAGAGACGGCACAGAACCAAAAAGGTGAGAGGATCATTGGACAATGTTATGCGCATTTAAACACACCTTAAAACCCTTACGGACTCTTTGACccattttatgcagttttcattcttcattgtttgataattttggctgtgttcatgcatttggcatacattttggcaagatttcatttttttgtgtcatcttGAAATTCCAAGCTCAGCTCCCACAATAAGTCCAAAAGACACTGTGTAAagaaaattgttacattcatgcAAGTATTATTTCTGGCTGTCACTTTGGACTTTTGCCTTAGAAttagtaatttttactatttccaCCTGATAATGGCATTTTTATCCAAATTTTACATACGGAGAAAATACATTCTGTTTTCACTggatgcactgtcacaatcagtgttgctgcaaatcattgaaaaaaatctacttagcatgtagtatattgaaaatattttttttttctttatctaaaaagacagtgacatcatgacaaaaacctggcatttaaagggttacaattctgaaaattaaggaatatttaacatttattattaggactgatgttggtaaaaactaaactcaatgaaagtagaaaacaaatttaatgtataatatttcttAATGCAAATTTTGTGCGAAGAGCAATataagtgggtttttttccaaagggttaacaagTGCTTTACTATTAGCATATTATTTACATCAGGAACCTAAATATGtggaaaaatatacatttattcagaaaacaatcggtgaaatgaaaaattaggctacaatattttaaagcttCCCTTTTCTGGGGAGCTTGTGACTCTTCCAGAGGAATAGAGCTCCATGTAGCTCCCCCATAATTTCAGCTCTGCCTGAAATTAGATATATTGAAAACCAGTCACTTCTCTTCACTGTATCCCACAGCACTCgataaatatcaaatttaagCAGGACATGGCAGCCgactgaaacacaaaatcaccaagTGGCTCCCTTATCAGTTTAACAACAAGCAAAAACCACAGTTCACTTCAATTTTCTGTATCggaccaaaacacaaagaaaagctgGAATTCATTCAACAGCAAATACATGGTTAccaggcaaaaaaaataatgatagaTATGAAACCTGGGCATCGTGGGAGTGAGTTTGCAGCCGTGATGTTTGACATAACGAGGCCTCTGTTATacaataaaatggaaatgttgGGAGTTGGCTGAGAGAGCGAGATAGAGGAAAGGGTGAAATACAGGACGAAGATTGGTGAAAacgagaagagagggagagaggaaagtgTGTAAGTGAatatagagagagacagatggaggggATGAGGTAAGTACTGAAGTGTTGATTGGCAAAGAGAAGCATACAAGAGGGAAACAGATGGAGTTTGTCTGTTCTGCTCCTCTAGCAGTTCCCATCAGTTAATCAGGTACTTGATCAGGTCTCTGCTGATCACTGAAGTGTGAAATTGGTTTTCATTTGGTGTTCTGAGCAGAATCTCAGCACTGAAGCAGACCAGAGGAAATTCATGCATCCTTTGAGGTTCAAGATGGAAAAGGAGCATAATTTGACTGGTGGGCTGGACTAAGTTTTGACGGTGGTATCTATGTATCCGTTGTGAATTGAAAaagcaatattaaaaaaaacatcaattattCTGGACACAGAAGTTGTCACTAAACCTGCTGTGATGTGCAGTAGAGAGTGGACAGACTTACTGGTCAGGACTCAGATTCCCAGCATGCTCTGCTTCCAGCTGCAGAGCTCTAACCAGACTCTGTAGGAACTGCTTCTTCCGAGCTCCGGGACATCCTGCAGGAACAGAACACAGGAGACTGACAGCCTAACTGCTGAAGATGCTGACTCCCCTCCATGTTCACTTGTTGCTGCTCTGtgcctcccccctccctcaGGAGCAggacaacaaaatgttttatgaattaTGAATAAAGTAACGAGGAGGAGGCGTTTAAATTCTTGTAAACTGCTGCAGGTGATTTTTGGTACCGACAacagaaaacatctgaaacataTGG is a window of Plectropomus leopardus isolate mb unplaced genomic scaffold, YSFRI_Pleo_2.0 unplaced_scaffold15676, whole genome shotgun sequence DNA encoding:
- the LOC121964456 gene encoding SPARC-related modular calcium-binding protein 2-like; translated protein: PQTCELERASLLSQMSSDWKEERFIPECTADGRYSPAQCHAATGYCWCVRVDSGRPLPGTSARNRIPECTGAEEAPTDRRHKEKPLPGCPGARKKQFLQSLVRALQLEAEHAGNLSPDQPSNTPPSSSTFTSLNTPSPSSPSSSALEVPSPAALEAVESSSPEVVLRWHFRQLDVDSNGMLSEREARPLRQFLRQRLRPRRCAKKFAEYCDRDGDRGLTLVELRVCLGL